DNA sequence from the Microscilla marina ATCC 23134 genome:
AAGCAGGAAAAAAAGCCACAAGTCCAAGTAAAAATCAATCCAATGTTGGGGTTGCAGTAAGAATAGGAGTTGCAACGAGAGTGTTGCCTGTTCCAGTTGGTACTGTATCAGATACTCGTAGCCCTGGTCAAGCCCCGAATAATAACATCTTTCCTTGGGGTGCACGTTTGGATAAAGGTAAAAAAGCTGCTTCTCCCGCGAGTAGTCCTTTATCTTCTATAATTTCTAAGAAAAAAGTCAAAAGAACAGAATATGTGACAAGAGCCTCAAGAGACGAACTAACAGATGATCAAAAGCAAGAATTTGATGCTCTTGAGATGATAGGTGTTCAGAATATGTCTCCAAGTGAGCTAAGTAGGTTTAGAGATTTAGAGAATGTGGTAAGACCCTCAGGTGGAGGTTTAGCACAGCGACAAAGTATAGGGCTTTCTGGAGAAGTAAATAT
Encoded proteins:
- a CDS encoding RHS repeat domain-containing protein translates to MLQIYIANETEDEPVYFDDMVVEHTPQLIVQENHYYPFGMNLRGIEKVGKPEHRWKFQGQEEQKEFGLNWSSFKFRNADVALGRFFSVDPLSESFYYNSTYAFSENQVVAHFELEGLEKAQSKAGKKATSPSKNQSNVGVAVRIGVATRVLPVPVGTVSDTRSPGQAPNNNIFPWGARLDKGKKAASPASSPLSSIISKKKVKRTEYVTRASRDELTDDQKQEFDALEMIGVQNMSPSELSRFRDLENVVRPSGGGLAQRQSIGLSGEVN